A region from the Nocardia terpenica genome encodes:
- a CDS encoding cyclase family protein, producing MAKLIDISVALRGGIASDPPGLLPSIEYFDHRDTVADVLGYFPGLRAEELPDGEGWAVERVTMSTHNGTHLDAPYHFASTMNHGQRAATIDEVPLEWCYRPGVKLDLRHLPDGYVATPDDIDAALDAIGHTLAPLEIVLVNTRAGGRYGEDDYVDSGCGIGRDATLHLLEQGVRVTGTDAWSWDAPFGYTARRYAETGDAGLIWEGHRAGRDIGYCHLEKLGNLDQLPGDGFLVSCFPVKVHAASAGWTRAVAILDD from the coding sequence ATGGCGAAACTCATCGATATCTCCGTGGCGTTGCGCGGTGGAATCGCTTCGGACCCACCGGGATTGCTGCCGAGCATCGAATACTTCGATCACCGCGACACCGTCGCCGACGTGCTCGGCTATTTCCCCGGGCTGCGGGCCGAGGAGCTGCCCGACGGCGAGGGCTGGGCGGTGGAGCGGGTGACGATGTCCACCCACAACGGCACCCACCTGGACGCGCCCTACCACTTCGCCTCCACCATGAACCACGGCCAGCGCGCGGCCACCATCGACGAGGTGCCGCTGGAGTGGTGCTATCGGCCGGGCGTGAAACTGGATCTGCGGCACCTGCCCGACGGATACGTGGCCACCCCCGACGATATCGATGCCGCCCTCGACGCCATCGGCCACACCCTCGCCCCGCTCGAGATCGTGCTGGTCAACACTCGCGCGGGCGGCCGCTACGGCGAGGACGACTATGTCGACTCCGGGTGCGGCATCGGCCGCGACGCCACCCTGCACCTGCTCGAGCAGGGCGTGCGCGTCACCGGCACCGATGCCTGGAGCTGGGACGCCCCGTTCGGTTACACCGCCCGCCGCTACGCCGAAACCGGTGACGCCGGGCTGATTTGGGAAGGCCACCGCGCGGGCCGCGATATCGGCTACTGCCACCTGGAGAAGCTCGGCAACCTCGACCAGCTGCCCGGCGACGGGTTCCTGGTCAGCTGCTTCCCGGTGAAGGTCCATGCCGCCTCGGCCGGGTGGACCCGCGCCGTCGCCA
- a CDS encoding DUF4360 domain-containing protein produces the protein MFKKFAAFGAALFAFAIPLSGSPASGAPSSVWSDNPPQDKITIDVVTVNGSGCPQDTAAVAVAPDNTAFTVTYSEYTAQVGVGSQPTDFRKNCQLDLRVHVPQGFTYGIAEADYRGFAHLEAGATALERARYYFQGDSPTAYVDHPMTGPFEDDWQNTDSTDVGSVVFMPCGEFRDFDINTELRANAGSSDPHKTTSFITMDSTDGSITTTYHFAWKQCPAK, from the coding sequence ATGTTCAAGAAATTCGCCGCGTTCGGTGCCGCTCTTTTCGCGTTCGCCATTCCGCTGTCCGGATCACCGGCGTCCGGCGCGCCCTCGTCCGTGTGGAGCGACAACCCACCACAGGACAAGATCACCATCGACGTCGTGACCGTCAATGGGTCCGGATGTCCGCAGGACACGGCGGCCGTCGCGGTCGCGCCCGACAACACCGCCTTCACCGTCACCTACAGCGAGTACACCGCGCAGGTCGGGGTGGGCTCGCAGCCGACCGATTTCCGGAAGAACTGCCAGCTCGACCTGAGAGTGCATGTCCCGCAGGGCTTCACCTACGGCATCGCCGAGGCCGACTACCGCGGATTCGCGCATCTGGAGGCCGGGGCCACCGCGCTGGAACGGGCCCGGTACTACTTCCAGGGTGATTCGCCCACCGCATACGTCGACCATCCCATGACCGGTCCGTTCGAGGACGACTGGCAGAATACCGACTCCACCGATGTCGGTTCGGTCGTGTTCATGCCGTGCGGTGAATTCCGCGATTTCGACATCAACACCGAACTGCGCGCCAACGCCGGTAGCTCCGATCCCCACAAGACCACCAGCTTCATCACGATGGACTCCACCGACGGCAGCATCACCACCACCTATCACTTCGCGTGGAAGCAGTGCCCGGCGAAGTAG
- a CDS encoding DHA2 family efflux MFS transporter permease subunit, translated as MTHPPDTRAAGPEPASDALDAGVFKVAGVVVLGAIMSILDVTVVTVALPTFQHTFSTSYAVAAWTMTGYTLALASVIPLTGWAADRFGTKRLYMLALTFFVLGSVLCSFAWNIESLIAFRVIQGFGGGMLMPLGMTIMTHAAGPQRVGRVMAVLGVPMLLGPILGPILGGWLIGSFSWHWIFLINLPVGIIALALAAIVFPADKPEPSQSFDFLGMVLASPGLALFLFGVSSIPEEHTLAAPKVLIPAAIGLVLMVAFVFHALRTDHPLIDLRLFKNRALTLAVLTAMLFAIAFMGSGILLPSYLQQVRGETPLWTGWLTAPMGLGAMLTMPIGGRLVDKIGPGKIVLAGLTVIGIGTVFFTQLKADTPYPWMLAALFVMGLGMGCTMMPTMTAAIQTLTHDQVARGSTLMNIVNQAAGSIGTALMSVVLTNALNSHPLAGAAIGSHFDPTIAQKLPPGALSTGFDQAASAFAHTYILVIALVVVTLIPAAFLPRSKPALPEGEQAPVMLGH; from the coding sequence GTGACCCATCCTCCGGATACCCGGGCCGCGGGGCCCGAGCCCGCATCCGACGCACTCGATGCCGGCGTGTTCAAAGTGGCCGGCGTGGTCGTGCTCGGCGCGATCATGTCGATCCTCGACGTCACCGTCGTCACCGTGGCACTGCCCACCTTCCAGCACACCTTCTCCACCAGCTACGCCGTCGCCGCCTGGACCATGACCGGCTACACGCTGGCCCTGGCGAGCGTCATCCCGCTGACCGGGTGGGCCGCCGACCGGTTCGGCACCAAGCGCCTGTACATGCTGGCGCTGACGTTCTTCGTGCTCGGCTCCGTGCTGTGCTCGTTCGCCTGGAATATCGAGTCGCTCATCGCCTTTCGCGTGATCCAGGGCTTCGGCGGCGGCATGCTGATGCCGCTGGGCATGACCATCATGACCCACGCCGCCGGGCCGCAGCGGGTCGGCCGCGTGATGGCCGTGCTCGGCGTGCCCATGCTGCTGGGCCCGATCCTCGGCCCCATCCTGGGCGGCTGGCTGATCGGCAGCTTCAGCTGGCACTGGATCTTCCTCATCAACCTGCCCGTCGGCATCATCGCGCTGGCGCTGGCGGCCATCGTGTTCCCCGCCGACAAACCCGAACCGTCGCAGTCGTTCGACTTCCTCGGCATGGTGCTGGCCTCACCGGGCCTGGCGCTGTTCCTGTTCGGCGTGTCCTCCATCCCCGAGGAGCACACCCTCGCCGCCCCGAAGGTGCTGATCCCGGCCGCGATCGGACTGGTGCTGATGGTGGCGTTCGTCTTCCACGCGCTGCGCACCGACCATCCGCTCATCGACCTGCGGCTGTTCAAGAACCGGGCGCTGACCCTGGCGGTGCTCACCGCCATGCTGTTCGCCATCGCGTTCATGGGCTCCGGAATCCTGCTGCCGTCGTATCTGCAACAGGTGCGCGGCGAGACCCCGCTGTGGACCGGATGGCTCACCGCCCCCATGGGTTTGGGCGCCATGCTCACCATGCCGATCGGCGGCCGCCTGGTCGACAAGATCGGCCCCGGCAAGATCGTGCTCGCGGGCCTGACGGTGATCGGGATCGGCACGGTGTTCTTCACCCAGCTGAAGGCCGACACCCCGTACCCGTGGATGCTGGCCGCGCTGTTCGTGATGGGGCTGGGCATGGGCTGCACCATGATGCCGACCATGACCGCCGCCATCCAGACCCTCACCCACGACCAGGTGGCGCGCGGTTCGACGCTGATGAACATCGTCAACCAGGCCGCGGGCTCCATCGGCACCGCGCTCATGTCGGTGGTGCTGACCAACGCCCTCAACAGCCATCCGCTGGCCGGGGCCGCGATCGGTTCGCACTTCGACCCCACCATCGCCCAGAAGCTGCCGCCCGGCGCGCTGAGCACCGGATTCGACCAGGCCGCAAGCGCATTCGCGCACACCTACATCCTGGTGATCGCGCTCGTCGTGGTCACCCTGATCCCGGCCGCGTTCCTGCCGCGCAGCAAACCCGCCCTCCCGGAGGGGGAGCAGGCCCCGGTCATGCTGGGGCACTGA
- the ctaD gene encoding aa3-type cytochrome oxidase subunit I: MTAVTPRPEGPAQAQRPYPPRHRPRGAVIREVLITTDPKLLGQMYLVTSIAFFLVGGLLAMLMRAELARPGLQFLSTEQFNQLFTMHGTIMLLFYATPIVFGFANVVLPLQIGAPDVAFPRLNAFSYWLYLFGATMATAGFLTPNGAADFGWTAYTPLSDIVHSPGVGADLWIMGLAVSGLGTILGGVNMLTTVVVLRCPGMTLFRMPIFTWNIAVTSVLVLLAFPILTAALMGLMVDRHLGGHIYDPATGGVLLWQHLFWYFGHPEVYIIALPFFGIVSEIFPVFSRKPIFGYTTLVYATLGIAALSIAVWAHHMYATGAVLLPYFSFMTFLIAVPTGVKFFNWIGTMWRGQLTFESPMLFSVGFIVTFLFGGLSGVILASPPLDFHVSDTYFVVAHFHYVLFGTIVFATYAGIYFWFPKMTGRMMDERLGKWHFWATVIGFHTTFLVQHWLGAQGMPRRYADYLPSDGFTVLNTVSTIGSFVLGASTLPFLWNVFKSYRYGEVVTVDDPWGYGNSLEWATSCPPPRHNFYELPRIRSERPAFELHYPHMVERMRAEAHVGWGSPKTHVEETPAPSAAEK; this comes from the coding sequence GTGACCGCCGTGACGCCCCGCCCCGAGGGACCGGCCCAGGCCCAGCGGCCGTATCCGCCGCGGCATCGACCCCGCGGGGCGGTGATCCGCGAGGTGCTCATCACCACCGATCCGAAGCTGCTCGGTCAGATGTATCTGGTGACCTCGATCGCGTTCTTCCTGGTCGGTGGTCTGCTGGCGATGCTGATGCGGGCCGAGCTGGCGCGGCCGGGCCTGCAGTTCCTGTCGACCGAGCAGTTCAACCAGCTGTTCACCATGCACGGCACGATCATGCTGCTGTTCTACGCCACCCCGATCGTGTTCGGCTTCGCGAATGTGGTGCTGCCCTTGCAGATCGGGGCGCCCGACGTCGCCTTCCCGCGCCTGAACGCGTTCAGCTACTGGCTGTATCTGTTCGGCGCGACCATGGCGACCGCCGGGTTCCTCACCCCCAACGGCGCGGCCGACTTCGGCTGGACGGCGTACACGCCGCTGTCGGATATCGTGCACTCCCCGGGCGTGGGCGCGGACCTGTGGATCATGGGCCTGGCCGTCTCCGGCCTGGGCACCATCCTGGGTGGCGTCAATATGCTCACCACCGTGGTGGTGCTGCGCTGCCCCGGGATGACGCTGTTCCGGATGCCGATCTTCACCTGGAACATCGCGGTCACCAGTGTGCTTGTGCTGCTGGCGTTTCCGATCCTCACCGCCGCGCTGATGGGTCTGATGGTGGATCGGCACCTGGGCGGGCACATCTACGATCCCGCCACCGGCGGCGTGCTGCTGTGGCAGCACCTGTTCTGGTATTTCGGGCATCCGGAGGTGTACATCATCGCGTTGCCGTTCTTCGGGATCGTGTCGGAGATCTTCCCGGTGTTCAGCCGTAAGCCGATCTTCGGGTACACCACGCTGGTGTATGCGACGTTGGGGATCGCGGCGTTGTCGATCGCGGTGTGGGCGCATCACATGTACGCCACCGGTGCGGTGTTGCTGCCGTACTTCTCGTTCATGACGTTCTTGATCGCGGTGCCGACGGGGGTGAAGTTCTTCAACTGGATCGGCACCATGTGGCGGGGTCAGTTGACGTTCGAGTCGCCGATGTTGTTCTCGGTCGGGTTCATCGTGACGTTCCTGTTCGGTGGGTTGTCGGGTGTGATCCTGGCGAGCCCGCCGCTGGATTTCCATGTGTCGGATACCTATTTCGTGGTGGCGCACTTCCACTACGTGCTGTTCGGCACCATCGTGTTCGCCACGTATGCGGGTATCTATTTCTGGTTCCCGAAGATGACCGGCCGCATGATGGACGAACGCCTGGGCAAGTGGCACTTCTGGGCGACGGTGATCGGTTTCCACACCACCTTCCTGGTGCAGCACTGGCTCGGTGCGCAGGGCATGCCGCGCCGTTACGCCGACTACCTGCCCAGCGACGGATTCACCGTCCTCAATACGGTGTCCACCATCGGCTCGTTCGTCCTGGGCGCTTCCACGCTGCCGTTCCTCTGGAACGTCTTCAAGAGCTACCGGTACGGCGAGGTGGTGACCGTGGACGACCCGTGGGGTTACGGCAACTCCCTCGAGTGGGCGACGTCGTGCCCGCCGCCGCGGCACAATTTCTACGAGCTGCCCCGAATCCGTTCGGAGCGTCCGGCGTTCGAGTTGCACTATCCGCACATGGTGGAGCGGATGCGGGCCGAGGCCCACGTCGGCTGGGGCTCACCCAAGACCCACGTCGAGGAAACCCCCGCACCCAGCGCCGCCGAGAAATAA
- a CDS encoding GMC family oxidoreductase N-terminal domain-containing protein, translating into MPLNDNGFDYDWVVIGSGFGGSVAALRLAERGYSVAVLECGRRWATEDLPETTWNLRKYFWMPGLGLRGILRMTFFRNISIVSGAGVGGGSLVYSQTLYRAGATFRERLNTAVGAAVDLDPYYEIAEFMLGVVDTPRKTSRDAMIIATAEELGIGADRYRPTRIGVFFGTEPGVTVPDPYFGGEGPERAGCIECGRCMVGCRHNAKNSLDKNYLYLAERRGARVLPERLVTDIRPIGAADGADGYEIRARRPGAWIRKRRTVLRARGVVLAAGTLGTSRLLAACRRRGSLPALSERIGRDVRTNAESMGAIMLRDRTADLTDGVALTGSLLPTDDLHFQWAQYGGGGDAMGALFLPLTGGATRMPRPLQLLRAILVHPWDFLRSRNVFGWSRHSMIVAAMWNRDGIIQLQSVRRWFGGIGLRARVDPAHPLPTSIPPLNDFIEHMAEKYDAVPQLWATESFGIPFTAHILGGAILGTDPANGLIDGNHRVFGYRNLLITDGSAVPYNPGVNPSLTIAALAERAMAAVPAKDGTVQKTGIGYRPSRSPTGPLT; encoded by the coding sequence GTGCCGCTGAACGACAACGGATTCGACTATGACTGGGTCGTCATCGGCTCCGGTTTCGGTGGCAGCGTCGCGGCGCTGCGGCTGGCCGAGCGCGGTTACTCGGTCGCGGTGCTGGAATGCGGGCGGCGGTGGGCCACTGAGGATTTGCCCGAGACGACGTGGAATCTGCGCAAGTACTTCTGGATGCCCGGCCTCGGCCTGCGCGGCATTCTCCGGATGACTTTCTTCCGCAACATTTCCATTGTCAGCGGTGCGGGCGTCGGCGGCGGCAGTCTGGTCTATTCGCAAACGCTCTATCGCGCGGGCGCCACCTTCCGGGAGCGGTTGAATACCGCGGTCGGCGCCGCGGTCGACCTCGACCCTTATTACGAGATCGCCGAATTCATGCTCGGTGTCGTCGACACCCCGCGAAAGACCTCACGCGACGCCATGATCATCGCCACCGCCGAGGAGCTGGGCATCGGCGCCGATCGATACCGCCCGACCCGGATCGGGGTCTTCTTCGGTACCGAACCCGGCGTCACCGTCCCCGATCCGTACTTCGGTGGCGAGGGCCCGGAGCGGGCCGGGTGCATCGAATGCGGCCGCTGCATGGTCGGGTGCCGCCACAACGCCAAGAACAGCCTCGACAAGAACTATCTCTACCTGGCCGAGCGGCGGGGCGCGCGGGTGCTGCCGGAGCGGTTGGTCACCGATATCCGGCCGATCGGGGCGGCCGACGGCGCCGACGGATACGAGATCCGCGCCCGACGCCCGGGCGCCTGGATTCGCAAGCGCCGCACGGTACTTCGCGCCCGCGGGGTGGTGCTGGCCGCGGGGACGCTGGGCACCAGCCGACTACTGGCCGCCTGCCGCCGCCGCGGCTCGCTGCCCGCCCTGAGCGAGCGCATCGGCCGCGACGTCCGCACCAACGCCGAGTCGATGGGCGCGATCATGCTCCGCGACCGCACCGCCGACCTCACCGACGGCGTGGCCCTCACCGGCAGCCTGCTGCCGACCGACGACCTGCATTTCCAATGGGCCCAATACGGTGGCGGCGGCGATGCGATGGGCGCGCTGTTCCTCCCGCTGACCGGCGGCGCCACCCGCATGCCCCGGCCCCTGCAGCTGTTGCGCGCAATCCTGGTGCACCCCTGGGATTTCCTGCGCTCTCGGAATGTGTTCGGCTGGTCGCGGCACTCGATGATCGTCGCCGCCATGTGGAATCGCGACGGCATCATCCAATTACAATCCGTGCGGCGCTGGTTCGGCGGCATCGGTTTGCGAGCCCGCGTGGATCCGGCCCATCCGCTGCCCACCTCCATCCCCCCGCTCAACGACTTCATCGAGCACATGGCCGAAAAATACGACGCCGTCCCCCAGCTGTGGGCCACCGAATCCTTCGGCATCCCCTTCACCGCCCACATTCTCGGCGGCGCCATACTCGGCACCGACCCCGCCAACGGCCTCATCGACGGTAACCACCGCGTATTCGGCTACCGGAACCTGCTCATCACCGACGGCTCGGCCGTCCCCTACAACCCCGGCGTCAACCCCAGCCTCACCATCGCGGCCCTGGCCGAGCGCGCCATGGCCGCGGTCCCCGCCAAGGACGGCACCGTCCAGAAGACCGGCATCGGTTACCGCCCTTCCCGCTCACCGACCGGCCCGCTCACCTGA
- a CDS encoding ABC transporter ATP-binding protein, with product MRIEVRGLRVVLDAAPVLDGIDLTIEPGSFTGLAGPNGSGKSTLLRCLYRALRPSAGVVRIGSDDVWRTSARQSGLRTAVVAQDQSIEHAFSVLETVAMGRIPHQGGLGRADAADRDIVRDALDRVGMSWAAHRPLTSLSGGERQRVLLARALAQQTPVLLLDELTNHLDPGAQLELLELVRGLGLTTVAALHDLDHALAYCDHLLLVQHGRVIACDTPEKTLTAQTMSDIFGVRSAIITHPLTGRPHLVTAPLGTH from the coding sequence ATGAGAATCGAGGTTCGCGGACTGCGGGTCGTGCTCGACGCCGCCCCGGTGCTCGACGGCATCGACCTGACCATCGAACCCGGCTCGTTCACCGGGCTGGCCGGGCCCAACGGCTCCGGCAAGAGCACCCTGCTGCGCTGCCTGTATCGCGCACTGCGACCGAGCGCGGGCGTGGTGCGCATCGGATCCGACGACGTATGGCGTACCAGCGCAAGACAATCCGGCCTGCGCACCGCCGTCGTCGCGCAGGACCAGAGCATCGAGCACGCCTTCTCCGTCCTGGAAACCGTTGCCATGGGCCGCATTCCGCATCAGGGCGGACTCGGGCGCGCCGATGCCGCCGACCGCGACATCGTCCGCGACGCCCTCGACCGCGTCGGCATGTCCTGGGCGGCCCATCGGCCGCTCACCTCCCTGTCCGGCGGGGAACGCCAACGCGTGCTGCTCGCTCGCGCTCTCGCCCAGCAGACACCGGTCCTGCTGCTGGACGAACTCACCAATCACCTGGACCCCGGCGCCCAACTGGAACTGCTGGAACTGGTCCGCGGGCTCGGCCTCACCACCGTCGCCGCCCTGCACGACCTGGATCACGCGCTGGCGTACTGCGATCACCTCCTGCTCGTCCAGCACGGCCGAGTCATCGCTTGCGACACACCGGAGAAGACGTTGACCGCACAGACGATGTCCGACATATTCGGTGTGCGCAGCGCGATCATCACCCACCCGCTGACCGGTCGCCCGCACCTGGTGACCGCCCCCCTCGGAACCCATTAG
- a CDS encoding FecCD family ABC transporter permease, which translates to MPSPRAAERHARPHLVPGRAYGPLLVGSAVALVVAVIVAIGLGTVTVSPADVVRVLAAHLGGERYAADPLADQIVWQFRAPRVLLAALVGGALGVAGACLQNLVRNPLADPYLFGVTSGASLGAVIAMTGGLWLATTVGVTGFAFAGALLSLLAVFLLAQRGGQLRGSDLVLAAIAVSYLGTAATSYLQLRARPAELRGVMFWLLGSLSSATWSALAAPAVALGVAVLVLPVRAQAMNALSLGDDTAAGLGVHPNRLRLLLLGMSALLTAAAVAAAGGIGFLGLIVPNAARLLVGPDHRRMLPVAVLGGALFLVLVDLASRIIDRPNEIPIGIITAALGAPAFLVLLRRRKGGLA; encoded by the coding sequence ATGCCCTCGCCGCGGGCAGCTGAGCGCCACGCCCGGCCGCACCTGGTACCGGGCCGCGCCTATGGGCCGCTGCTGGTGGGTTCGGCGGTGGCGCTGGTGGTGGCGGTGATTGTGGCGATCGGGCTCGGCACCGTCACCGTCTCCCCGGCCGATGTCGTGCGCGTGCTCGCGGCGCACCTGGGAGGGGAGCGATACGCGGCCGACCCGCTGGCCGATCAGATCGTGTGGCAGTTCCGCGCGCCGCGCGTGCTGCTGGCCGCGCTCGTCGGTGGCGCCCTCGGCGTCGCGGGCGCCTGCCTGCAAAACCTGGTGCGCAACCCGCTCGCCGACCCGTACCTGTTCGGCGTCACCTCCGGCGCCTCGCTCGGTGCGGTGATCGCCATGACCGGCGGCCTGTGGCTGGCAACCACCGTGGGCGTCACCGGATTCGCGTTCGCCGGGGCGCTGCTGAGCCTGCTCGCGGTCTTCCTGCTGGCCCAGCGTGGCGGGCAGCTGCGCGGCTCGGATCTGGTGCTCGCGGCGATCGCGGTGTCCTACCTCGGTACCGCCGCCACCAGCTACCTGCAACTGCGGGCCCGTCCCGCCGAACTGCGGGGCGTGATGTTCTGGCTGCTCGGTTCGCTGTCGTCGGCCACCTGGTCGGCGCTGGCCGCACCGGCGGTCGCGCTCGGCGTCGCGGTGCTCGTGCTGCCGGTGCGGGCGCAGGCGATGAACGCGCTGTCGCTCGGCGACGACACCGCCGCCGGGCTGGGCGTGCACCCGAATCGGTTGCGGCTGTTGCTGCTCGGGATGTCCGCGCTGCTCACCGCGGCCGCCGTCGCCGCCGCGGGCGGAATCGGCTTCCTCGGGCTCATCGTCCCCAACGCCGCGCGGCTGCTCGTCGGACCCGATCATCGCCGCATGCTGCCGGTGGCCGTGCTCGGCGGCGCGCTGTTCCTGGTCCTGGTCGACCTCGCGAGCCGAATCATCGACCGGCCCAACGAGATTCCGATCGGCATCATCACCGCCGCGCTCGGCGCACCGGCGTTCCTCGTCCTGCTGCGCCGTCGGAAGGGCGGGCTCGCATGA
- a CDS encoding ABC transporter substrate-binding protein produces the protein MNFVSRTRTRAGLAAMLAAAMLLAVLAGCARGGTDAGTAAAPAPATAAPTRYPLTVENCGHTLTFQRPPSRVVILNGASVAEVESFLTLGIGDRIIANSQSYGLSDDPAMAAQVAAVPTGGLRVGEGGEFTREQILALHPDLVVATWGGAFADRTGPISREALAAAGIPAFVTPANCALGDPAASRAQRQATAKQSVESSFELLLSLGRIFDVQQRAADYVNAQRARLAEIEHRVGTRSRPTVLLVYPGMSAMNSNGLPAVFGGGIYDDIITRAGGRNPFGGRTSDELAQINAEALAAAPVDLVVIGRYRGDENADRLAADLFAEFPGWAAARGKRYISLSDSPYLGPLNAVAVAKIADALAAGS, from the coding sequence GTGAATTTCGTGTCCCGCACGCGCACCCGGGCCGGGCTCGCGGCGATGCTCGCCGCCGCCATGCTGCTCGCGGTCCTGGCCGGATGCGCTCGCGGCGGCACCGATGCCGGTACCGCCGCCGCGCCCGCACCGGCCACCGCCGCACCCACGCGGTACCCGCTGACCGTCGAAAACTGCGGCCACACACTGACTTTCCAGCGACCGCCCAGCCGCGTGGTGATTCTCAACGGCGCCTCGGTCGCGGAGGTGGAAAGTTTCCTCACCCTCGGCATCGGCGACCGGATCATCGCCAACAGCCAGTCCTACGGGCTGTCCGACGACCCCGCGATGGCCGCCCAGGTGGCCGCCGTGCCCACCGGCGGACTGCGGGTGGGGGAGGGCGGCGAGTTCACCCGCGAGCAGATCCTGGCCCTGCACCCGGATCTGGTGGTGGCCACCTGGGGTGGCGCCTTCGCCGACCGCACCGGGCCGATCAGCCGAGAAGCCTTGGCGGCAGCGGGAATTCCCGCATTCGTCACCCCCGCCAACTGCGCGCTCGGTGACCCTGCCGCGTCGCGGGCGCAGCGGCAGGCCACGGCGAAGCAGTCGGTGGAATCGTCGTTCGAACTGCTGCTGTCGCTCGGTCGCATCTTCGATGTGCAGCAGCGCGCCGCCGACTACGTCAACGCCCAGCGCGCCCGCCTCGCCGAGATCGAACACCGCGTCGGCACCCGCTCGCGGCCGACTGTGCTGCTGGTCTATCCCGGAATGAGCGCCATGAACAGCAACGGGCTGCCCGCGGTGTTCGGCGGCGGCATCTACGACGACATCATCACCCGCGCGGGCGGGCGAAACCCGTTCGGGGGCCGCACCTCCGACGAATTGGCCCAGATCAATGCCGAGGCCCTGGCCGCCGCACCGGTCGACCTGGTGGTCATCGGCCGATACCGGGGCGACGAGAACGCCGACCGCCTGGCCGCGGACCTGTTCGCGGAATTCCCCGGCTGGGCCGCCGCGCGCGGCAAACGCTATATCTCCCTGTCCGACAGTCCTTATCTGGGGCCGCTCAATGCCGTCGCCGTCGCAAAGATCGCCGATGCCCTCGCCGCGGGCAGCTGA
- the scoE gene encoding (3R)-3-[(carboxymethyl)amino]fatty acid oxygenase/decarboxylase: MTPQQGMGVVVDDFDPAVDEDVQLLKKTVYREKIVVLKRQQHDPASFLELGRRLGTPEAYYEPIYHHPDVPEVFVSANADDDGRRIGVPKTGRFWHSDYQFMARPFDITLIYPRVVPSTNRGTLFIDLARAYDLLSPALRQAVAATTAVHSVRRFFKIRPEDVYRPIGEVLAEVDARTPPVRRPTVFTHPQTGERVLYLSEGFTEAIEDADGAPRPDLLTELLTATGQLDATFTHPAIHLQTFDVGDLLIWDNRSLVHRAVHSDTPEPAVSWRVTVHEPIGG; encoded by the coding sequence ATGACTCCGCAGCAAGGCATGGGCGTCGTCGTCGACGATTTCGATCCCGCGGTCGACGAGGATGTGCAGCTGCTGAAGAAGACCGTGTATCGGGAGAAGATCGTGGTGCTGAAGCGGCAGCAGCACGATCCGGCGAGCTTTCTCGAGCTCGGCCGCAGACTGGGCACGCCGGAGGCGTATTACGAGCCGATCTATCATCATCCCGACGTCCCGGAGGTGTTCGTTTCCGCGAATGCCGACGACGACGGCCGCCGCATCGGGGTGCCGAAGACCGGCCGCTTCTGGCATTCGGATTATCAATTCATGGCCCGCCCGTTCGATATCACCCTCATCTATCCGCGGGTGGTGCCGAGCACAAATCGCGGCACCTTGTTCATCGACCTGGCCCGCGCCTACGACCTGCTGAGCCCGGCCCTGCGGCAGGCGGTGGCCGCGACGACGGCCGTGCATTCGGTGCGGCGGTTCTTCAAGATCCGGCCCGAGGACGTGTACCGGCCGATCGGGGAGGTGCTCGCCGAGGTCGACGCCCGCACGCCGCCGGTGCGGCGGCCGACGGTGTTCACGCATCCGCAGACCGGTGAGCGCGTGCTGTATCTCAGCGAGGGCTTCACCGAGGCGATCGAGGACGCCGACGGCGCCCCGCGCCCGGACCTGCTGACCGAATTGCTCACCGCCACCGGGCAACTGGACGCCACCTTCACCCATCCGGCGATTCACCTGCAGACCTTCGACGTGGGTGATCTGCTGATCTGGGACAACCGCAGCCTGGTTCATCGCGCCGTGCACAGCGACACCCCGGAGCCCGCCGTGTCCTGGCGGGTCACCGTTCACGAGCCGATCGGCGGCTGA
- a CDS encoding FcoT family thioesterase encodes MTIAPAHYEVDTEFLADVQRCYKPHCRYLRSATVVAESDTIVGRGRFAVPEPCYIDDTGHLNAVEVIICYNQLMYQTLGMIVRHALAPEFGEWASEDFLRRYLPDVLIAEVNTRFERPIDATGFSGEFLIDSMRRYRPGPDRAPRIALETSFRFGDDRGGQCAGDIRLVVVDSGERR; translated from the coding sequence ATGACCATCGCGCCCGCCCATTACGAGGTCGACACCGAATTTCTGGCCGATGTGCAGCGCTGTTACAAGCCGCACTGCCGATATCTGCGATCGGCGACGGTGGTCGCCGAGTCGGACACGATCGTCGGCCGGGGTCGTTTCGCGGTGCCGGAGCCCTGCTATATCGACGACACCGGGCATCTCAATGCCGTCGAGGTGATCATCTGTTACAACCAGCTGATGTATCAGACGCTCGGCATGATCGTGCGGCACGCGCTCGCCCCCGAATTCGGCGAGTGGGCATCGGAGGATTTCCTGCGCCGCTATCTGCCGGATGTGCTGATCGCCGAGGTGAATACCCGGTTCGAGCGCCCCATCGACGCCACCGGATTTTCCGGGGAATTCCTGATCGACAGTATGCGCCGCTATCGGCCCGGCCCCGATCGCGCGCCGCGGATCGCGCTCGAGACGAGTTTCCGATTCGGTGACGACCGTGGCGGGCAGTGCGCCGGGGATATTCGGCTGGTGGTCGTGGACAGCGGGGAACGCCGATGA